A window of Cryptomeria japonica chromosome 3, Sugi_1.0, whole genome shotgun sequence contains these coding sequences:
- the LOC131044057 gene encoding probable inactive purple acid phosphatase 16 → MKRIANSLKQITHRHKNCIQILFIYFHATLVFGADAQVSKKLGFASANSSFRIAIFADLHYGESASTDWGPQQDQNSTRVMYNVLHSENPDFVVYLGDFLTANNILIKNATKYWEQAILPAKSRNVPWASVFGNHDDTAFEWPEEWFGSSGVPRIECPDSSLVAGSEQMGGCYFQGTTRIELLETDAQHNLSYSSYGPESLWPSVSNYVLEIASYRNPKSPAALLYFLDSGGGSYPELISNSQARWFRHASAQRNPSQRIAEIIFWHIPSQAYQKIAPHPGSLIKYPCVGSINLEPVASQVAEWGIMNILINRESVKAVFVGHNHGLDWCCPCKSLWLCFARHTGYGGYGTWPKGARILELFEKPFELKSWIRMEDGTTHSPITLAFAS, encoded by the exons ATGAAAAGAATTGCTAATTCTTTGAAGCAGATCACCCACAGACATAAAAACTGCATTCAGATTTTGTTTATATATTTTCATGCAACACTTGTTTTTGGAGCAGATGCACAAGTTTCAAAAAAGTTGGGATTTGCTTCTGCTAATTCAAGCTTTCGAATTGCAATATTTGCAGATTTGCACTATGGAGAAAGTGCTTCCACAGACTGGGGTCCCCAGCAAGACCAGAATTCTACTAGGGTTATGTACAATGTGCTACACAGTGAAAATCCAG ATTTTGTAGTTTATCTTGGAGATTTTCTTACAGCCAACAATATTCTCATCAAGAATGCAACCAAATACTGGGAGCAAGCCATTTTGCCTGCTAAGAGTAGGAACGTACCTTGGGCTTCAGTATTTGGTAACCATGATGATACAGCATTTGAATGGCCTGAAGAATGGTTTGGAAGCTCGGGAGTGCCCCGCATTGAGTGTCCTGATTCTTCCTTGGTAGCAG GAAGTGAGCAAATGGGTGGCTGCTATTTCCAAGGGACAACCCGTATCGAGTTACTTGAGACAGATGCACAGCATAATCTGTCTTACTCTTCATATGGACCTGAAAGTCTTTGGCCCAGTGTCTCAAACTATGTGCTTGAGATTGCTTCTTATAGGAATCCTAAATCACCAGCAGCCTTGTTATACTTCTTAGATTCAGGTGGTGGTTCTTACCCTGAATTAATTTCCAACAGTCAAGCAAGATGGTTTCGTCATGCAAGTGCCCAAAGAAATCCCAGCCAAAG GATTGCCGAAATTATCTTTTGGCATATACCCAGCCAAGCCTACCAAAAAATTGCTCCTCATCCTGGCAGCCTAATAAAGTATCCTTGCGTTGGCTCAATAAATCTGGAGCCAGTTGCTTCCCAAGTAGCTGAATGGGGGATTATGAATATCTTGATAAACAGAGAATCTGTTAAG GCTGTATTTGTTGGTCATAATCATGGTTTAGACTGGTGCTGCCCATGTAAGAGTTTGTGGCTCTGTTTCGCTCGTCATACTGGTTACGGAGGTTATGGTACTTGGCCAAAAGGGGCTAGGATTTTGGAGCTTTTTGAAAAACCTTTTGAGCTGAAATCATGGATTAGAATGGAGGATGGGACAACCCATAGTCCCATTACACTAGCTTTTGCATCATAA